Proteins co-encoded in one Lynx canadensis isolate LIC74 chromosome C1, mLynCan4.pri.v2, whole genome shotgun sequence genomic window:
- the INSL5 gene encoding LOW QUALITY PROTEIN: insulin-like peptide INSL5 (The sequence of the model RefSeq protein was modified relative to this genomic sequence to represent the inferred CDS: deleted 1 base in 1 codon; substituted 1 base at 1 genomic stop codon), translating to MDAANEVTLEESIKLCGLEYIKAVIYTCAGPRXRRHPEGIPQSQEETTSNFQMSTNEVLEESLVQHFPQVDSSGEKRLQDEQLAKGFGAQRSFGALVRTRLTDIVLH from the exons ATGGATGCCGCTAATG AAGTGACGCTTGAGGAGTCTATA AAGCTCTGTGGACTAGAGTACATAAAAGCAGTCATCTATACCTGTGCTGGCCCCAGGTAGAGAAGGCACCCGGAAGGAATCCCTCAAAGTCAAG AAGAAACTACTTCTAACTTCCAGATGAGCACGAATGAAGTTTTGGAGGAAAGCCTGGTGCAACACTTTCCGCAGGTGGATTCCTCAGGAGAGAAGAGACTTCAGGATGAACAGCTGGCCAAGGGCTTTGGGGCTCAAAGAAGCTTTGGGGCTCTTGTCAGGACAAGACTTACAGACATTGTGCTGCACTGA